Proteins from a single region of Desulfobacter postgatei 2ac9:
- a CDS encoding YfiR family protein: MAIKTRQMQRLKNTGIKIFIPVCICQFLLCSIAIGTLQSQNLEEYKVKAAFVYNFTKLIQWPKTAFDSEMEPFKISVFGNEDLLKESFQTIDGKISTGRVISIRYPDPKGNDYKKMLADSQVVFISRHTPLEQTLQILNSIGDRPVLTIGEVKNFSRTGGIIQFFTRDDYLHFEVNIKKAEAHQLKFSSRLLKLAVIVDEK; encoded by the coding sequence ATGGCAATAAAAACAAGACAGATGCAACGTTTAAAAAATACCGGGATAAAAATATTTATCCCGGTCTGTATCTGCCAGTTTTTGCTATGTAGTATTGCCATAGGGACACTCCAGTCACAAAATCTTGAAGAATATAAGGTCAAAGCAGCCTTTGTTTACAATTTCACCAAACTTATTCAATGGCCCAAAACTGCATTTGACAGTGAAATGGAACCCTTTAAAATATCGGTGTTCGGCAATGAAGATCTTCTTAAAGAGAGCTTCCAGACCATTGACGGAAAAATCAGTACCGGGCGCGTCATATCCATCCGGTATCCTGACCCCAAAGGCAACGATTATAAAAAAATGCTGGCAGACAGTCAGGTTGTCTTTATCAGCAGGCATACCCCTTTGGAGCAGACCCTGCAAATTTTAAACAGTATTGGAGACAGACCGGTTCTCACTATTGGTGAAGTTAAAAATTTCAGCCGGACCGGCGGAATCATTCAATTCTTCACCAGAGATGATTATCTCCATTTTGAAGTTAACATTAAAAAGGCCGAGGCACACCAGCTCAAATTCAGCTCCAGGCTGCTTAAACTGGCTGTCATCGTAGATGAAAAATAA
- a CDS encoding ATP-binding protein — protein MRPPKKSNHSVISIRIKLIMTLGFTSLLALFMMAGSMVAYETYNAKNNLVDELVSMSDLIALNASVAMMFNDRNAALEDLRALSAKQGIIGAVIYDIHGAIYADFSRDAISIDTLIHEVRQICKPGIFPIEMIAAQKMFRRFTNGHAHVILPVNFKDNFLGAIHLIDDMQQQKRRLSAYYLIVAGIVIISLAVVLILSSKMQAIFTRPLFDVIDSMGQVTRKKDYQVRVKKCTNDEFGVLVEQFNQMIEEIQARDDALKSYSASLESRVEQRTLDLTQAKEKLESTVMNLEKAQKKAEKASLVKSQFLANMSHEIRTPMNGILGMTEILLSSKLSGEQERFAINIQKSAQTLLSIINDILDFSKIEAGKLEIESIAFNLNNLLTDIETLLMFVAKDKNLYLNVDIQKGTHLFLVGDPTRIRQILINLVGNAIKFTEKGGVTLTVSTSPLKENEFQDFGDHLSRVDLSLCIKDTGIGIAPEKQKYLFTPFSQADASFTRKYGGTGLGLAISSDLVSLMGGTISCTSKPGQGSTFSLVLPLKKAEQRVKEVSLADHATRPQKTDKINLHVLVAEDNITNQDVFSAMLETFGCKVSIAATGIDARDKFISLKPDIVLMDCQMPKMDGYQATREIRKYEESLGIHTPIIAITAHAMTDDQDKCRDAGMDDFLTKPFMMEDLLATLKKWTPHLNPS, from the coding sequence ATGCGCCCACCAAAAAAATCAAACCATAGCGTCATTTCCATCAGGATAAAACTGATCATGACCCTTGGATTTACGTCATTGCTGGCCCTTTTTATGATGGCCGGTTCCATGGTGGCCTATGAAACCTATAATGCCAAAAACAATCTGGTTGATGAACTTGTATCCATGTCGGATCTTATAGCGTTAAACGCTTCGGTCGCCATGATGTTCAATGACCGGAATGCCGCATTGGAGGATCTCAGGGCGCTGTCTGCAAAACAGGGCATTATCGGCGCAGTCATTTACGACATCCATGGCGCAATTTACGCTGATTTCTCAAGGGATGCCATTTCCATTGACACGCTGATCCATGAAGTCAGACAGATATGCAAACCAGGCATCTTCCCCATTGAAATGATTGCTGCCCAGAAAATGTTCCGCAGGTTTACAAACGGCCATGCCCATGTGATCCTGCCGGTCAATTTTAAAGACAATTTTTTAGGCGCCATTCATCTGATTGATGATATGCAGCAACAAAAAAGAAGGTTGTCTGCTTATTATCTTATTGTGGCAGGCATTGTCATCATCTCTTTGGCAGTGGTCCTGATTCTCTCTTCCAAAATGCAGGCCATCTTTACCCGGCCATTATTTGATGTCATTGATTCCATGGGACAGGTGACCCGGAAAAAAGATTATCAGGTCAGGGTAAAAAAATGCACTAATGATGAGTTTGGTGTCCTTGTGGAACAGTTTAACCAGATGATTGAAGAGATCCAGGCCAGGGACGATGCACTCAAGTCATACAGTGCAAGCCTTGAATCCAGGGTCGAACAAAGAACTCTGGACCTGACCCAGGCCAAGGAAAAACTTGAATCCACGGTCATGAACCTGGAAAAGGCCCAAAAAAAAGCAGAAAAAGCCAGTCTGGTAAAATCCCAGTTTCTTGCCAACATGAGCCATGAAATCAGAACGCCCATGAACGGTATTCTCGGTATGACGGAAATTCTGCTTTCGTCCAAACTTTCCGGTGAACAGGAAAGATTTGCAATCAATATTCAGAAATCAGCCCAGACCCTGCTTTCAATCATCAACGACATTTTAGATTTCTCCAAAATCGAAGCCGGCAAGCTTGAAATTGAATCCATTGCTTTTAATCTCAACAACCTGTTAACGGACATTGAAACACTTCTGATGTTTGTCGCCAAAGATAAAAACCTATATCTAAACGTTGATATTCAGAAGGGCACACACCTTTTTTTGGTCGGAGATCCCACAAGGATCCGGCAGATATTGATCAATCTTGTGGGCAATGCCATAAAATTTACAGAAAAAGGCGGCGTAACCCTCACGGTCTCGACATCCCCGCTAAAGGAGAATGAATTTCAAGATTTTGGCGACCATCTATCCCGGGTTGATTTAAGCCTCTGCATCAAAGACACCGGTATCGGCATCGCACCTGAAAAACAAAAATATTTATTTACACCCTTTTCCCAGGCTGACGCCTCTTTTACGCGCAAATACGGAGGCACCGGACTTGGCCTTGCCATTTCATCGGACTTGGTATCACTTATGGGAGGCACCATCAGTTGCACCAGCAAACCGGGCCAGGGAAGCACATTTTCCCTTGTTCTTCCTTTGAAAAAAGCAGAACAACGCGTTAAGGAAGTCTCTTTGGCCGACCATGCGACCCGGCCGCAAAAAACGGATAAGATTAATCTTCATGTGCTGGTGGCCGAAGACAATATCACCAACCAGGATGTTTTTTCAGCCATGCTTGAAACCTTTGGATGCAAGGTGAGTATAGCAGCTACGGGTATTGATGCCAGGGATAAGTTCATTTCTTTAAAACCGGACATCGTCCTCATGGATTGCCAGATGCCGAAAATGGACGGGTACCAGGCTACCCGGGAGATCAGGAAATATGAAGAGAGCCTTGGCATCCATACCCCAATCATTGCCATCACCGCCCATGCCATGACGGATGACCAGGACAAATGCCGGGACGCAGGTATGGATGATTTTTTAACCAAACCTTTCATGATGGAAGATCTTTTGGCAACACTAAAAAAATGGACCCCTCATCTGAATCCATCCTGA
- a CDS encoding chemotaxis protein CheD, whose amino-acid sequence MLNRVSIGIGEYFVTSQDVVIHTVLGSCVAVCLYDPEKKIGGMNHILMPSNPDINKYDASARYGINAMELLINAIMRLGGNRKKIVAKTFGGANLLMGVSQETAVGTRNVEFVVNFLRAEKIKILARDFGGHDSRKIFFHIGTGEVFLKRVPSMKSLVVAEQIKRNRIKEQLAKPGDITLFE is encoded by the coding sequence ATGCTAAATCGGGTTTCCATTGGCATTGGAGAATATTTTGTCACCAGCCAGGATGTCGTCATCCATACCGTACTCGGTTCATGTGTCGCGGTGTGTCTGTATGATCCGGAGAAAAAAATCGGCGGCATGAACCACATCCTCATGCCGTCCAATCCGGATATTAATAAGTACGATGCCTCTGCCCGCTACGGCATCAATGCCATGGAGTTGTTGATCAATGCCATTATGCGGTTGGGCGGAAACCGTAAAAAAATAGTTGCCAAGACCTTTGGCGGGGCGAATCTGTTGATGGGGGTCTCCCAGGAAACTGCTGTGGGGACAAGGAATGTAGAATTTGTGGTTAATTTTCTTCGGGCGGAAAAAATTAAGATTCTGGCTCGTGATTTTGGCGGTCATGATTCACGTAAAATTTTTTTTCATATTGGCACGGGTGAAGTTTTTTTAAAGCGGGTGCCATCCATGAAATCTCTGGTGGTCGCAGAGCAGATAAAACGGAATCGGATTAAGGAACAGCTGGCTAAGCCGGGGGATATCACGCTTTTTGAATAG